A part of Bacillus rossius redtenbacheri isolate Brsri chromosome 1, Brsri_v3, whole genome shotgun sequence genomic DNA contains:
- the LOC134527307 gene encoding COMM domain-containing protein 10, with protein MAWISENKCLQKASDIINGLDSSKFPLLLNRITQTMQQGDDQTKVFTAAEMEKLQTSLLLEERDVGLLLDSITLILEKAACHMTKPGALQQQLVQELSLNVDKAESLASSWAAAARPIVDRLRRMSIFPMRLDDVHWKLNLQTASSAHGREKTPKAVLQFELKCAQDGVVSDEDLSMEFDHEELYRFYNQLERIQTQLDALR; from the exons ATGGCTTGGATCTCGGAAAATAAATG TTTGCAGAAAGCATCGGACATCATCAATGGGCTGGATTCTTCCAAGTTCCCATTGCTTCTGAACAGAATAACTCAAACGATGCAGCAAGGTGATGACCAAACCAAAGTTTTCACAGCTGCAGAGATGGAGAAGTTGCAGACATCACTGCTGCTGGAAGAACGAGATGTGGGTCTGTTGCTGGACTCCATCACACTCATATTGGAGAAG GCTGCATGTCACATGACCAAGCCTGGAGCCCTGCAGCAGCAACTGGTTCAGGAACTGTCGCTGAACGTGGACAAGGCAGAGTCACTGGCCAGCTCGTGGGCGGCAGCCGCCCGCCCCATCGTGGACCGCCTGCGACGCATGTCTATCTTCCCCATGCGG CTAGATGACGTCCACTGGAAGTTAAACCTGCAAACGGCATCATCAGCACACGGCAGGGAGAAAACACCGAAGGCTGTTCTCCAGTTTGAACTGAAGTGTGCCCAAGATGGAGTTGTATCTGATGAGGACTTAAGCATGGAGTTTGATCACGAAGAGCTGTACAGGTTCTACAATCAGTTGGAAAGGATACAGACACAGCTGGATGCTCTGCGCTAG